The following proteins are encoded in a genomic region of Pyxicephalus adspersus chromosome 9, UCB_Pads_2.0, whole genome shotgun sequence:
- the FAU gene encoding ubiquitin-like FUBI-ribosomal protein eS30 fusion protein encodes MQLFVRAQNLHTLEVSGQATVSQIKAQIFSLEGIPCEDQIVFLSGTSLADDATLIQSGVCDLSTLDVAARLLGGKVHGSLARAGKVRGQTPKVAKQEKKKKKTGRAKRRMQYNRRFVNVVPTFGKKKGPNANS; translated from the exons ATGCAGCTTTTTGTGAGAGCTCAAAATCTGCACACCCTTGAGGTGTCTGGACAAGCGACTGTGTCCCAGATCAAG GCCCAGATCTTTTCCCTAGAGGGAATCCCCTGCGAAGACCAAATTGTTTTCCTTTCTGGTACATCTTTGGCTGATGATGCCACCCTGATCCAGAGTGGAGTATGTGATCTCAGCACCTTGGATGTTGCTGCTCGTCTATTGGGAG GTAAAGTCCACGGTTCTCTCGCTCGTGCTGGAAAAGTGCGAGGACAGACAccaaaa GTGGCCAaacaagagaagaagaaaaagaagactgGCCGGGCTAAGAGGCGCATGCAATACAACAGGCGCTTTGTCAATGTTGTGCCCACTTTTGGCAAGAAGAAGGGACCCAATGCTAACTCCTAA